GTTGTTGCTGCGGATTCATCCGCCCCCTCCTCACCCTGGTGACGGAGATCCCATCCCCCGCCGCTCGTGATCTCCCTCCCCCGCTCCGCTCCCTTGTAGCCACCGCTGCTCCGATCCCCAATCCGTTGTGTAGATCACCCGCAGTGGACGGTGGAGACGGCTTGTAAGGGGGGCGGGAGATGGATAGTTTTCACCCCATGCCCGCCGCGCCTCCCGCGACCCGCCGCTGGGTCTTTCCCACCCCGCCCGACGAAGCCCGCGTAGAGCGCCTCTCCCGCGAGCTGCGCCTGCCGCCCGCGCTCTGCCGCCTGCTGGTGCAGCGCGGCTTCGGCGAGCCCGAGCTCGTGCGCGACTTCCTGCGCCCGCACGCCGGCCACATCCACCCGCCGCAGGCGCTGGCCGGGATGGGCGAGGCCGTGGAGCGCATTGTCCGCGCGATCCGCGGCGGCGAGACCATTCTCGTGCACGGCGACTACGACGTCGACGGCATCTGCGCGACGGCTCTCTTCGTCCGCGCGCTGGGGATGATGGGCGCGCACGCCCTCCCTTTCGTCCCCCACCGCCTGCAGGACGGCTACGACCTGAGCGACGCGGGGATCCGCGAGGCGCAGCGCATCGGCGCGCGGCTGATCCTGACGGGGGATTGCGGGATCGTGGCGCACGAGGCGGTGGAGCGGGCGTGCGCGCTGGGGATCGACGTGGTCGTCACCGACCACCACACCCCCGGCCCCACGCTCCCGCCCTGCGTGGCGGTGGTGAACCCGAACCGCGCCGACTGCCCCTATCCCGACAAGGGGCTGGCCGGCGTGGGCGTGGCCTACAAGGTCTGCTGCGCGGTGGCGGACGCGATCGGCTTCCCGCAGGCGCGGCTGCACGCGTTCCTCGACCTGGTCGCCGTCGCGACGATCGCCGACCTGGCGCCGCTCACCGGCGAGAACCGCGCGCTGGTGCGCTGGGGGCTCAAGATCCTGCCGCAGACGCCCAACCCCGGCCTCCGCGCACTGCTGCGGACCACGGGGCTGATCGACCGCCCGGAGGTGACGGCGGCGCAGGTCGGCTACGTGCTGGCCCCGCGCATCAACGCCGTGGGCCGCATGGGCGAGGCGCTGCGCGGCGTCCGGCTGCTGCTGACCGACGACGAGCGCGAGGCCGAGGAGATCGCCGTCGAGCTGGAGAGCGAGAACCGCTGGCGCAAGACGGTCGACGGCGAGACGCTCAAGCAGGCGCTGGACGCGCTGGAGCACGTTTTCGACCCCGAGCGCGACTGGGGCGTCGTCCTCGCCGCCGAGGGGTGGCACCCGGGGGTGATCGGGATCGTGGCGTCCCGCGTCGTGGAGCACATCCACCGGCCGACGGTGTTGATCGCGCTGGCCGGGCGCGAGGACGGGAAGGGAAGTGCGCGCTCCATCCCCGGCTTCCACCTGTACGAGGCGATGCGCGCGTGCAGCCATCACCTGGCGCGCTTCGGCGGGCACCGGATGGCGGCCGGGTGCAGCATCCGACCGGAGCGCGTGGAGCCCTTCCGCGAGGAGTTCAACGCCTACGCGCACAGCGTGCTCGACCCCGAGAAGCTGGTCCCCGAGGTGCGCATCGACCTGGAGGTGGAGCTGCGCCACGCCGACGAGCACCTCGCGCGGATGCTGCGCCACGCGGGCCCGTTCGGGATGGGGAACGCCACGCCGGTGTTCGCGGCGCGGCGCGTGGGGCTGGTCGGCTACCCCAGGGTGGTGGGGCAGAACCACCTGAAGCTCACCATCGGCGCGCACGGGCGGACGATGGACGCCATCGGCTTCGGGATGGGCGAGCGCAGCAAGGAGCCGCTCTTCGCCGGCGGGCCGCTGGACGTGGCCTTCCGCCTGGAAGAGCACATGTACAACGGCCGCGCCTCGCTCCAGGCCAAGATCGTCGACCTCCGCCCGGCGGAGTGAACGTTTCAGGTACTCACATGCACGCTTCCTCGAGATTCGGATCGGGTCGGACCACAATCGGGTGGGTGCGGAGATGGATGCCGGAATCGTCCACACGTCTGGAGATCTGGAACAGGTCGCGCGGAGGTGGGAACGCGCGGACCTGATCCGCGTCTGGCAGGAGATCAAGTCGCAGGCCGACGTCGCGGCGCGGCCGCCCGGGAAGGCGTTCGAGTATCTGGTGGTCCGGGCGTTCGAGCTCGAAGGGCTTGCGGTGCGCTGGCCGTTCCAGGTGACGTATCCGCACAGGTTCGGGACGATGGAGCAGCTCGACGGCGTCGTCTATCTCGGCGAGCGTACGTTCCTGATCGAGAGCAAGAACCTGGCTGAGCCTGCGACCATCGAGGTCATCGCCAAGCTCCGCTTCCGTCTCGAAGCACGGCCTCCGGGAACG
This sequence is a window from Longimicrobium sp.. Protein-coding genes within it:
- the recJ gene encoding single-stranded-DNA-specific exonuclease RecJ; this encodes MPAAPPATRRWVFPTPPDEARVERLSRELRLPPALCRLLVQRGFGEPELVRDFLRPHAGHIHPPQALAGMGEAVERIVRAIRGGETILVHGDYDVDGICATALFVRALGMMGAHALPFVPHRLQDGYDLSDAGIREAQRIGARLILTGDCGIVAHEAVERACALGIDVVVTDHHTPGPTLPPCVAVVNPNRADCPYPDKGLAGVGVAYKVCCAVADAIGFPQARLHAFLDLVAVATIADLAPLTGENRALVRWGLKILPQTPNPGLRALLRTTGLIDRPEVTAAQVGYVLAPRINAVGRMGEALRGVRLLLTDDEREAEEIAVELESENRWRKTVDGETLKQALDALEHVFDPERDWGVVLAAEGWHPGVIGIVASRVVEHIHRPTVLIALAGREDGKGSARSIPGFHLYEAMRACSHHLARFGGHRMAAGCSIRPERVEPFREEFNAYAHSVLDPEKLVPEVRIDLEVELRHADEHLARMLRHAGPFGMGNATPVFAARRVGLVGYPRVVGQNHLKLTIGAHGRTMDAIGFGMGERSKEPLFAGGPLDVAFRLEEHMYNGRASLQAKIVDLRPAE